ACCCGGTACCGAAAGTGGCGGGGTCCATAGCGGAATCCAACACGAAATCAACAGGCTCTGTGATTTGGGTGGTGAAGTCGGTTTTCGTATAATCGATCACCTCGTCAGCACCGAGTCCTTTGACGAAATCGTGATTATAGTCTCTCGCAGTTGCGATTACATATGCTCCATGCTGCTTGGCTAACTGGACTGCTGCATGTCCTACTCCTCCAGCGCCAGCTTGAATAAGGATGCGTTGTCCCGGTTGAAGCTGGCCATGCTCAAACAGCGCTTGCCAGGCTGGCAAGGCAACGGCAGGCGCAGCGCCGGCCTCTTCGAAGGAGACACTCTCAGGAATAACGGCTAGGAGATCTTCCTCCACGGCAACATAGTCCATGTAGGAACCTCGCGGAATCATTCCCATGACACGATCCCCCGGCTTGAAATGCCGGACTTTCACGCCAACCTCTTTAACAATACCAGCTACTTCATTACCAAGAATAAGCGGCAATTGAAATTGATCCGCAAATTTATCGGCCACCGGACCCTCAAGAATTGCACCGCTGCGAAACAGAGCATCTGCGGGATTGATGGATGAGGCGCGCATTTCGACGAGAACCTGTGTGCCGGTGATTGCGGGGACCGGTACTTCCAGTTCTTCCAGCGTTTCGGGAATTCCAAAGCTTGTCAAAGCAATAGCTTTCATAATGATCCTCCTCATAAATTGAACATAAGTATGATTCACGGATTGTTTAAGCAACACCTGACTGATAAAATAATAATATTGCGTGCTTGAGAGTTCAATCGGCAGAGTTAGAGGAAAGTTGCATAGGCAACACATTGTGAATATTGATGTTTAATAAGGAGATATAGGAATGGTAAATCAGGAAGATCCGAGGGTATTGCGCACACGACAGTTAATTCGAACAGCGTTCAGAGATTTGCTGCAAAGAAAAGGCTTTGATGCAATCACCATTAAAGATATCGCTCAGGAGGCAACCATTAACCGCGCCACCTTTTATGCCCATTTTGAAGATAAATATGCTTTGCTGGACGAAGTCACAGAACAGGCTTTTCATGAGAGGATTCCTGAGCAAGTGGCGGATGCACAGGAGTTTACGGATGATATATGTGACCAGTTAATCATAATGACACACCAATACATCATAGATTTTTACCGGATCTGCAGAATAGATTCAAATCTGATGGCTAAGCTGGTCGATGACAAAATAAAAAAACTGCTGCAGCAAACCATAGAAAGCATTTTTCTGAAAGGCAATGCCTACCCTGGAGTGGACATTCATCATATCAAAATCATGGCGGCCATGACCGGTTCAGCCATCTATGGCGCTGCGCATTATTGGTTAAATGCCGATGATAAGAATCGGACCGGAGTGCTTGTAGATATTGCTAGTCCCTATGTAATGAATGGTCTGGGGCTGGTAACCCCATGAACGCTATTAGACACGCACAAGCTCTAATAACCTGGCATCGAGACCCCGGCAAATTTTCAAGAAATGAATGGATCCGCGATATCGTTGTTAACTATGGGGAGATCATAGACGGGTTCATGCATGGGGATACCTGGACCGTATTGGTCAGGATTACAAGTCAATTGGAGGATACCTGGGATACGTATGCGGATGTGGCTTTTATTGTGGACGGTGCACCGTGGCATTTGTGGGTACCGGGTTACAGCTTCAACTTGTGGGCAGGCAAGGACGTTGCCACCGTTCACATTTTATAACACTATTTTCATATACTTTACTCATACTTGTGCCACAGAATTCCCGCAATCGCCTGCTAAGATGAAGATACTTTCAAAGAAGAGGTGATTGATTTGATCAAATGGACAAGAAGAGTAATCGCAGTATTAGCAGTAGTAAGTGTAGTGGGCGGCTCCACGAGCGCATTCGCAGCAACGGCGCCTGTAGTAAAGCCAGTGAAAGAAGTGAAGGTGACTGCACCAGCGGTGAAAGCTGCTACCCCAGCCAAGGTAACTCCTGTAAAAGCATCTACTCCTGCCAAAGCAGTAACCTCTGTGAAGAGTACAGCAGCTACTAAGAGTCCGGTCAAGGCTATAACTCCAGCCAAGCACAAAGCAGCAGTTAAGACAGCTGTAACCATTAAACACAAAGCTGCTGCAAAAACAGTCAGAGCCGCCAAACAAAAAGCAACAGTAAAGTCAGCAGCCCCACATGCCAAACAAAAAACGGCAGCCAAACCTGTGAAACCAAAGAAGAAATAATGCAGTCATTGCAGTCTTCCGCAGCAGCATACTTATAACCACAGAAGGCGGGGCTCGTGAAGAGTCCCGCTTTTGATCTAAATATAAGACTTTATATGTTGCACACGATAAAGTATCCTTCTATTTCTCGCTGAAACGATACCGTCCTTAAAAGGACGGCAAAGCCGTTTCCACTTGATTCACCTAACTAACTCTGATCTCCGTCCTCGGCGTGTCCAAAAATAGCTTCTGACAAATGGTTGTTCTCTATGAACTGTAAGATAAGCTTCGAACTGGTGGCAAAGGATCGGGGTTCACCAAGGATCGTTGAGGAGATTACGCCGACTATTTTATCGCTCGAATCTATGACAGCACTGCCGCTATTTCCAGGCCAGGTCTGTACTTTGAATTCCATGGAGTGCGTGTACACATCGGGTGTTGATGCATTTTTCGATTTGCGGATAACGGCCACATCATCGGCGGTGAATGTTCCGTAGAGCGGTGTCCAGGGGTATCTCTTGGTAGTCACAGTGTCTGAATTTCCTGTTGGCTTGGTAGGGTGCCCGATGACCGTTACCGTTTCGTTGGCCGTTGGCACAAGATTGAACTCCTTGAAGTAGCTGTCCTGATAGGCTTTCGGGATTTTGTTAACATTAATCTTCAGCAGTGAGAGGTCTTCCTTAAGATCTGTTGCCACTAATGTGCCAAGCAGATACCCGTCCGATTTTTGCGCATAAAAGGTAATTTGGAATCGCAATTTCTTTCCATTATAGCTGGCGGGAGCCACGTGATTGTTAGTGACAATGTATCCTCCAGGTAGCATGAAGCCAGCACCAATGCCAATCTTTGTCTTGGTCCCTTGACCGGACAGTACATACTTGTCTATCATAACGACACGTGTCAGATTCTTATAATCACGATAGGCTTTGGCTTGCTCTTCTTTGGATAATGCGGGGTTGCTGGTGTAAGGCCGGACCGTGATACCGGATTTGGTGGCCGTCACAGATGTAATAGACACTTTGCTGATGGCAGAAGCTGCGGCGGTATGGATGCCCAATGTTAGAACCGCAACAGCCAGTAGACATGAGAGGAATCTGCTAACCCTGCGAGTCATAATCACTCCCCCTTTAGTTTTATACTATTGAGGAGTGAGACATGTTGTGACGGTCAGTCTGCGGATATGTAAGAACAGAGTTTCACATCTCTTTCCGAAGAAGGGGAAGGCGGGGCTTAAGACGGGTCCTGTCTTTTATCTGCCTATATAACCCTGTATGATAGAGCTAGATTAGGACGGTAAAGGGGTATACATGATGACCAAAATAGTAGTCGTAGACGACGATCTTTTCATTTTACAGCTGCTCTCTGAATATTTGCGCAAGGAGGGGTATGACGTAACTTCATTCTCGAATGGCCGCACGCTGGTCGAGCATGTCCGCACAGAGCACCCGGATTGCCTGATTCTCGATATTATGATGCCCGGGATTGACGGACTGGCACTGCTCACCGAACTGCGCACCTTCACCGAGCTTCCTATTATTATGATCTCTGCGCGGGGCGAAGAGAGTGACCGGATTCAGGGGCTGGAGCTGGGCTGTAGTGACTTCCTGAGCAAGCCGTTCAATCCGCGTGAGCTGGTGGGCCGGGTGAAGTCTATGCTGCGTCTGGCCAGAGCAGGCAATGCAGCTGCGGAGGAGACCCCGCCATTGGCGGCAGCGAAGCAAGTCTGCAAATCCGGAAATGTGGAGATTGATGCGGATTACCGTAAAGTCACAGTGAATGCAGAGGAAGTAAGCCTAACCTCACGGGAGTTCGACCTTTTACTCTTTCTGGCCTCCCATCTGGAACGGCCCTTCGGGCGTGAGCATCTGATCCAGCAGGTGTGGGAATATGATTTTTTCGGGGATGTCCGGGTTGTAGATGATGTGGTCAAAAGAATCCGTAAAAAGCTCGCCGAGCACCACTCCACGCTGCTAATTGATACGGTGTGGGGCTTCGGATACCGTGCAGCCGTACGGAAGGTGTAGCCATGCGGACCATTCGCGGTAAAATGCTGTTCTCTCTCTGCATTGCCATGCTCATCACTGTAGCAATTACGGTGATGCTGTTCGTACATCTGATCGACGACATCCTGATGAATCAGGTGAAGGCTGAGCTGCACGGGCAGGTAGGGAAGGCGCAGAAGCTGCTCAGCGATGGCGACCTCAACAATCTGAGCAGCACACAGTTCAAGTATGTCGTCAAGGGACTGATGATGAACGCAGATTATATGATTCTGAATGGCAATCAGAGGATCGTTGATGCCAGTGATGAGAAGGAGGAAGGGAAGGAACTACATTACACGCCTACGGGGAAAAATGGAATTGCCCTCCTGCACGGCAGGAAGGTTCTTTATGCGCAAGAAAAGCTGAGAGGGCTGTCCGATGAAATCTTCATCTACTCGCCGCTATCTTCGCTTAGGGCCTTATACGGCTCACTCATGCGAACCACCTTGCTGTCCATCGGAGCGAGCTTTGTGGTGATTCTCGCCATCGGGCTGTTCGCCGTCTCACGGGTGGTGCGGCCGCTGAACCGGCTGAAGGAAGCCGTTGGACGATATGAGCCTTCCTATGCGCTGGGCAATCCTTTTCCGCAGGGGGACCGGACCGAGATTGGGGAGCTGATGACCACCTTCCAATCCATGTCGGGGCGCATCCAGCAGCATCAGCGGAACCAGATTGAATTCCTGCAAAATATCTCCCATGAGCTCAAAACCCCCCTGATGTCCATCCACGGCTTCGTGTTTGCCATTCAGGATCAGGTGGTCACGCAGGAGGAGGGGCTTGAGGTCATTACCAACCAATCGCAACGTTTGATTGACATGGTAGACAAGCTGCTCCAGCTCTCCCGGCTGGAAGCCGTTGACGAGCATTGGCCCGCCGCCACCGTTGACCTGCGGACCATGGCTGAAGAAGCCGCTATGCTGCTCATGCCGGAGGCCAACCGGAGGGAACTGAAGCTCACCGTGGAAGGGGAGAGCCTGCAAGTTACGATTCCCGGCGAGCAGCTATTCCGTATCCTGGTCAATCTATTGCAGAATGCGGTTAGGCATACCATAGATCAGGTGGTTATCCGGGTGGACCCGGAAGCTCCTGGAGCAGCGTGGGCTATCCATATTGAAGATAACGGCCCGGGGCTGGCGGAGGAGGAGCGGGAAGCGGTCTTCGAACGTTTCTACACTGGAGCGAACGGAGTAACAGGCCTTGGCCTGGCCATCTGCCGCCAGATTGCGGCTCGGCTGAACGGGGAGCTGACCTATTCCCGCTCAGAGCTGGGCGGTGCGCGGTTTAGTTTTAGGAAGAAGATTGGGTAACAGCATTATTTTCACCGGCACTCTTCATACCAATCATCTTCAAGATTTTGAATAGTATCCAATAAAAGATCTGAAAATGTTGGAGCTATAAAATATACAAAATCAGGGTCATGCACATAAAAGATAACTTGCCCAACAGTACCATGTTCTGTTGGGTCCAAGTCTAACATTAAATACATTGCCCCACCTACAACCTGTGCAAAAGGAAACCAACGCTTGTTAAATAAATAGGGCTTAATACGTGAATCGAGCTTACTAATTTCCTCATCGCTGTAATATTCGCTCATTAAATTATCACGATCGCAGAAAAATTTCTTAGTGTCTCTAATATCATCAAAGGAAAGCAAGGTGAATGGAATAACACTATCTCCATAT
The window above is part of the Paenibacillus sp. FSL H8-0048 genome. Proteins encoded here:
- a CDS encoding NADP-dependent oxidoreductase, producing MKAIALTSFGIPETLEELEVPVPAITGTQVLVEMRASSINPADALFRSGAILEGPVADKFADQFQLPLILGNEVAGIVKEVGVKVRHFKPGDRVMGMIPRGSYMDYVAVEEDLLAVIPESVSFEEAGAAPAVALPAWQALFEHGQLQPGQRILIQAGAGGVGHAAVQLAKQHGAYVIATARDYNHDFVKGLGADEVIDYTKTDFTTQITEPVDFVLDSAMDPATFGTGLPGDIGTKNYSVIKDGGTYISVVAFALNEYPKVRGINAYFFQARANRTDFESILRQMQEKKLNIHIHEAYPFTAQGLLQAYRKSEEPTKRGKIIITKNLG
- a CDS encoding TetR/AcrR family transcriptional regulator — encoded protein: MVNQEDPRVLRTRQLIRTAFRDLLQRKGFDAITIKDIAQEATINRATFYAHFEDKYALLDEVTEQAFHERIPEQVADAQEFTDDICDQLIIMTHQYIIDFYRICRIDSNLMAKLVDDKIKKLLQQTIESIFLKGNAYPGVDIHHIKIMAAMTGSAIYGAAHYWLNADDKNRTGVLVDIASPYVMNGLGLVTP
- a CDS encoding S1 family peptidase encodes the protein MTRRVSRFLSCLLAVAVLTLGIHTAAASAISKVSITSVTATKSGITVRPYTSNPALSKEEQAKAYRDYKNLTRVVMIDKYVLSGQGTKTKIGIGAGFMLPGGYIVTNNHVAPASYNGKKLRFQITFYAQKSDGYLLGTLVATDLKEDLSLLKINVNKIPKAYQDSYFKEFNLVPTANETVTVIGHPTKPTGNSDTVTTKRYPWTPLYGTFTADDVAVIRKSKNASTPDVYTHSMEFKVQTWPGNSGSAVIDSSDKIVGVISSTILGEPRSFATSSKLILQFIENNHLSEAIFGHAEDGDQS
- a CDS encoding response regulator transcription factor, with protein sequence MTKIVVVDDDLFILQLLSEYLRKEGYDVTSFSNGRTLVEHVRTEHPDCLILDIMMPGIDGLALLTELRTFTELPIIMISARGEESDRIQGLELGCSDFLSKPFNPRELVGRVKSMLRLARAGNAAAEETPPLAAAKQVCKSGNVEIDADYRKVTVNAEEVSLTSREFDLLLFLASHLERPFGREHLIQQVWEYDFFGDVRVVDDVVKRIRKKLAEHHSTLLIDTVWGFGYRAAVRKV
- a CDS encoding ATP-binding protein, with amino-acid sequence MRTIRGKMLFSLCIAMLITVAITVMLFVHLIDDILMNQVKAELHGQVGKAQKLLSDGDLNNLSSTQFKYVVKGLMMNADYMILNGNQRIVDASDEKEEGKELHYTPTGKNGIALLHGRKVLYAQEKLRGLSDEIFIYSPLSSLRALYGSLMRTTLLSIGASFVVILAIGLFAVSRVVRPLNRLKEAVGRYEPSYALGNPFPQGDRTEIGELMTTFQSMSGRIQQHQRNQIEFLQNISHELKTPLMSIHGFVFAIQDQVVTQEEGLEVITNQSQRLIDMVDKLLQLSRLEAVDEHWPAATVDLRTMAEEAAMLLMPEANRRELKLTVEGESLQVTIPGEQLFRILVNLLQNAVRHTIDQVVIRVDPEAPGAAWAIHIEDNGPGLAEEEREAVFERFYTGANGVTGLGLAICRQIAARLNGELTYSRSELGGARFSFRKKIG
- a CDS encoding SMI1/KNR4 family protein, which translates into the protein MSKISQIDELHTKIEELLAEKVVDEDIEYFKDYKKITGVTDKQIDDFERDYSISLPTDFKAFYAIKDGSGYPLNLLYTSYGDSVIPFTLLSFDDIRDTKKFFCDRDNLMSEYYSDEEISKLDSRIKPYLFNKRWFPFAQVVGGAMYLMLDLDPTEHGTVGQVIFYVHDPDFVYFIAPTFSDLLLDTIQNLEDDWYEECR